The proteins below come from a single Triticum aestivum cultivar Chinese Spring chromosome 5D, IWGSC CS RefSeq v2.1, whole genome shotgun sequence genomic window:
- the LOC123121689 gene encoding uncharacterized protein — protein MVKDHLMLNVDRLMVPEPIEITGAPKSSSSRDTTALPITGHSFFAVGDSMVPEEEPLLQITECRICQEEDDIKNLESPCACTGSVKYAHRACVQRWCNEKGDVTCEICHEPYEHGYTAPPRPHPDETTIDISGGWTITGTAFDLRDPRILAVAQNHIMEAEYDDYSATNASTAAFCRSAALVLMALLLLRHALTLTDEDDDDTSAMFSLFLLRAAGFLLPFYIMAWAISILQRRRHRQEAAALAATEVAFILQSGQGRGVHFTIAPDSPATPQHEPQP, from the exons ATGGTGAAGGATCATCTAATGCTCAATGTTGATCGCCTAATGGTGCCTGAACCCATTGAGATCACTGGAGCACCCAAGAGCTCCTCATCGAGGGACACCACTGCACTGCCCATTACAGGGCATTCCTTTTTTGCAGTTGGAGACAGCATGGTTCCTGAAGAAGAACCTCTTCTGCAGATTACGGAGTGCCGTATTTGTCAGGAGGAAGATGACATTAAGAACCTGGAGAGCCCCTGTGCTTGCACCGGCAGTGTTAAG TATGCGCACAGGGCTTGTGTACAAAGATGGTGCAATGAGAAAGGAGATGTCACATGTGAAATCTGCCATGAG CCGTATGAACATGGGTACACTGCACCTCCCAGGCCCCATCCTGATGAAACTACCATCGATATAAG TGGTGGCTGGACCATTACTGGTACAGCATTTGACTTGCGTGATCCTAGGATCTTGGCAGTAGCACAAAACCACATTATGGAAGCTGAATATGATGATTATTCAGCCACGAATGCCAGCACTGCTGCCTTTTGCCGGTCTGCTGCTCTTGTC TTAATGGCTCTCCTACTACTGAGGCATGCATTGACTCTAACTGATGAAGACGATGATGACACTTCAGCAATGTTTTCA CTTTTCTTACTGCGTGCGGCTGGTTTTCTTCTCCCATTCTATATAATGGCTTGGGCAATTAGTATATTGCAGCGTCGCAGACATCGACAG GAGGCAGCTGCGTTGGCAGCAACTGAGGTGGCATTCATCCTTCAGTCTGGACAAGGAAGAGGAGTGCATTTCACCATAGCACCAGATTCTCCTGCCACGCCCCAGCACGAACCACAACCTTGA